Below is a window of Sporosarcina ureae DNA.
CGGGGAAAAGTTATGACTGGTTATCGAGTGTATTAAATCGTACGGATTATACATTGACGAAAGTGATGGAGTTTTTACAAGATAAGAAAGCAGTTCTCGATCAGTATTTAGTTGATCGTAGAAGTCTATTGCATTCGATTGAAAAAGCGCAGTTAGAAGTAGATATTTTACAAAAAGAAATTGATGAAACGAAACAAAGTCAAAGAGAAAAACATATTACTTTACTCGAAGAATTACAGAATCGAACTGCTGAGTTATTTCAGTATCAGAAAGAATACTCTGCACTAAAAATAAAATCCGAACAAACTAAATCAGCATTGACTGATTTAGTTCAAGAAAAAGAATTTGCAATTAACGAACGCAACTACTTAAAGTCGGAGTATGATCACTTACAAGAAATTATCAATACAACTTCTAATGAGCTAGTTGAATTGAAGTCTGAAGTAGCAACTTTAAATGAGCTAAATACTTCAGTTGCCCAAAAAGAAATTGAAGTGAAGGAAAGACAAATATTTGATCTTGAGATGTCACACGATCAAACTGTTCGTTCAATGACGAAACTTGAGAAACGTTTAAAAGAAAAAATGCAAGAGACAGCTCAGCTTAATAGTGAAATACAAAGAATGGCGCAAAAAATACAAAGTAAAAATGAGCATGTTAGAAAACTAAAACAGAATATTAGTGAACAGGAAACTCATTTGGAAACCGGACAAACCGAGTTAAAAATATTTAAACAAACGATTCAACAATCACTAGTAGAAATGCAAGAAAAAGAGAAGTGTATGGTCAAGGCGATAGAGAAAGTAGATTCGCTTCAAAAGGAATTAGACGATGCAGTAGAATTGTATTATACAGATGTACAAAATTCGAAAGATGAAATTGATGAGCTACAGGAACAATTATCAAAAGAGCAAAATGATGCATCAGTTGCTAGAGCTGAGCGTGATAAGCAAATGGAGTTTTCTACAGAAGCCATTGCTACTCTCAAAGCAGAATATGAGCCTAGATTTAAAAAACTTTATATGAGTTCAAACTTCACTCCGAAATTCTTTGATGATTTCTATCGAATTAGTGCATCTGATCGATTACAAGTTGAGGTAGTAATCGTTAATTTAAATTATTACTATGATACGGCTATGAGTAAAGTTCGTCCGAATACGGTCGATACAGGAAAAGGAAGACCAGCAGTTTATGAATATCCTTTCGGGCGCGACCATACTGGCCGAATTTACTTTAGAAAAGATCAAAATATAGTGTCTTTTTATCGAATTAGTCGTTCAAAGAATAGTGGGAAATTAAGTCAAAAACGTGTGATTGATTGGCTGAAGGATAATCGAATTTAAACTCTAACCTACTATGAGATTGAGATCCTGTGCGTCACACAAATTAGTAAGAATTTTAAATGGTTTCAGTGTTGTTTGACACCCAATAAAAAAGAATGAAGTTTGGCTTTAGTTAAAGCTAGGAAGGAACAGGACAAGCCGGTATTCGAGATCTGCAAAGGGGATCAAATTATGAATGTAGCATTTGGCGGTACGCTGTATCAAGACATCCATGCGCAGCTAGTAGATGACTTGTTACAGCATAACCAACTAACGGATTTGGAATTTGCTACGCAGTTATTAGATATTGTACCCGATAGTATTCTGGCAGAGTATGCAGGAGCTTCAGAGATTCGCGTGAACACGTTGCATCATCAAGCTGTGAGTTGCCTTTAGTCGTGACAGCGATGGCTAAAGATGGCGTGATTGAAGCGTTTGAGAGTACTGAGCATACGTTCTTGGTGGGGGTTCAGTGGCATCCTGAGGCATTGGTGAAGCGGGATGATGCGACTTCGTTGAGGTTGTTTGAGAGATTTGTGGAAGCAGCTACATAAAGTTGTATACGTTCTAGTATGAAAGAGATCTCATCAAAATGAGGTCTTTTTTATTTGGATTTTGGTGATTTTATATGGTGTTTTTATTTACATATAGGTAATATATTCTTTTGTGATACTATTATACCAACTATTATTTATGTATCATTATAACTAATCGGATTAATACCCTATAAATTGTGCAAATGGAGTTGAGACTTTGATAATTAATCATAACTTATCTGCTTTGAATACATATAGAAACCAACAACAAAACAATCAATCAGTAGCTAACTCCATAAATAAATTATCATCAGGAATGCGAATCAATCAAGCTGGAGATGATTCTGCAGGACTTGCTATATCCGAAAAGATGAAAGGGCAAATTAGGGGATTGGAGAAAGCGGAAAGAAATATCGCGGACGGTATATCTCTGACACAAACAGCTGAAGCTGCTTTAGGAGAGATATCTAATCCTAATTTAATACGATTAAGAGAGCTGGCCGTTCAGGCTGCAAATGACACTTTAACACAAAGCGACCGTGACCTTATCCAACAAGAAGTGGGTCAAATCAAAAATGGTATTAATACAATTGCAAATAACACTACATTTAATAAAATCCAATTATTAAACGTACCTGATGAAATTGAAACTGAAGAAGTAGAAGGCGCTCCAAGTTTAGAAAAGATAGTTACAGTTAAAGCTAAAGAAAGGGTAACTGCGGGGTATATTATAGTACCAGATCCTCCCGACCCTTCATCTTTTGAAATTACAGCCCTTTTTGGGACACCATCTGGTGCATATTGGCCTGATTTAAATATAGTAAGTCCAAATGGAGAAAAATTTGGCTATGAAGAACAATACTTAAATAATAGTGGAGCAGTAGTAGATATAACAAATACTTCCTCTACAAGCGCCAAATATACTGGTTATGGATCAGCGGACGAAAATATGATTTTCGATAATCCGATAAGTGGTAAATGGACGATTGAAATTAGAAATAATGGCGGCACTAAAGATTCGTCATTTCAATTAAAGTCCAATTATTTAATTTACGGTGGGGAGTCTAGTTCTACTACAGATATAATAACTAAGTATCCGAACCTTAACTTGCAAGTTGGGCCTAATGAAGGACAAAATTTTAAAATAGATTTATCTGATGTACGAACTGAAGCATTAAAAATCGATGGAATAAATCTTACTTCCCAAAGTTCCTCTAATCAGGCCATCGCTGTAATAGATACAGCGATTGAATTAGTATCCTCTGAAAGATCAAAGTTTGGGACGTATCAGAATGGTCTGCAACATATCGAGAGAAATGTTACGAATTATAAAGAGAATTTAACTGCCTCTGAATCAAGAATCAGAGACCTAGATATGGCAAGTGAAATAACCAAGTTATCTAACAATCAAATCATCTTACAAGCCTCACAAGCAATGATGTCGCAAGCAAATCAAGTTACGCAAGGCGTCTTGCAATTATTAAAGTGAGTCCATTTAAACGTACCATTCATAAGAAGCGGTACCATCTAGGCAACAATTCACTTCAATGCTATACTCAACCATACAAGTTTTTATACAAACTATAACAATTGAAGTGAATTATCCACAAGAAAGGAGCCCACATGAGCACAAACAACAAAACAGTAGTCCGTTCCCTAGACATACTCAACCTATTCGTCGATCACCCAGCCCTCACATTCCAAGAAATCATCGACCTATCGGGCATCCCGAAATCCTCCGTCTACCGCATGTTATCTTCGCTCGAAGAAATGAGATTCTTAGAGAAAGGCGCAGATTCACAATATCGTCTTGGGTTGTTGCTACTCAAATACGGTAGCCTCGTTTCGAAGCGGTTAGATATCCGGAAGATTGCGTATCCGATTATGGAAGAGCTTCACAATGATGTGAAGGAAGCGATCAACTTGATTGTGAGGCAAGGGGATCAGGCGATTTACGTGGAGAAGATTGATACATATCAGAAGGTTCGTTTATATACTGCGATCGGCAGAAACAGTCCGCTTTACGCGGGGGCGTGTTCGCGGATTATTTTATCGAATCTGTCGGATAGTTATATTGCGGAGTATTTAGATAAGACGGAGTTGCAGCAGTTTGCGAACGGTACGTATACCGATCGGGAATCATTGCTTGCGTCTATCGAAGAGACTCGCCGCAATGGCTATACGCTCAGTAATTCGGAGCTTGAGAATTTCACTTCGGCTGTGGCGGCACCGATCTATGATTTTAGTGGTGAAGTGATTGCCGGGATCAGTATCGCGGGGATTGAAGCAAATTATCAGGAAGAGAATTTGAAGATGTTAGTCCCTAAAGTGAAAGAAGCTGCCTCTGAGATTTCTAGGCAGCTTGGGTATATAGGATAAAGTAGACCTTTGTGATTCAGTGATGCTGAAGCACAAAGGTTTTTAGTAGTGTAGTTTATGCTGAATGCCGATTTTGATTTGATTGATCAATTCTTCTTTCGCAATCAGTTCGCGCTCGGCTTCTGCATGTGTAATGAGCTTGAAATAAAGTTTCGCATTCGGTTTCACTTGCGACAAGCTGCCTAAGTCAGCAGTGATCACTTGTCCGATTTTCGGATAGCCGCCAGCTGTTTGTCTGTCCGCCATTAAAATAATCGGCTTGCCGTTAGGAGGAAGTTGAATCGTTCCGAACGTCACACCTTCTGATAGCATTTCAATTTTCTCCGTTAACGAAAGGGCCTGTCCTTCGAGTCGTAAGCCCATTCGATTGGATTGCGGCGTCACGACATACGGCTCATGTACAAGTAGTTGTTTACTCGCTTCATCGAAGTGCTTATACTCCGTCCCTTCAATGATCCGAACGGTTTGCGTAGATTCTAGGCTAATTAACGGATGATGAGGTACAGCCCAGTCTGGCGTGCCTTCACGTTCAATCAACTTAAAAACTTTCTCATTCGATTCCGTCATCTTGCCGAATGAAAGCTGATCGTTTTGTTGCAACGCACGCCCTTTAAAACCGCCAATTCCCGCCACCATATACGTACTTTTACTATCCATCACTACGGGTATATCAAGCCCTCCTGCAATCGCCAAGTACGCGCGGCATCCTTCAATCGCAAAGCCAAATTTAAGCACAGCCCCTTTTTTGACTAGAACCGGCCGCCAATTCGCAACCGGTATCCCGTCAATCGTCGTTTGAAGGTCTCCGCCTGTAATCGCAATCAACGTATCTTCCTCAAACTGCAGCTTCGTTCCGAACAACGTAATCTCCAAAACACCTTCACGTTCCGCGTTCCCTACAAGCAAGTTCGCAATCCGCATCGAATAGCTATCCATGGCACCGCTTACAAGAACGCCAAACTTTTGCGAACCGGTGCGACCGATATCTTGTACAGTCGTTAAAAGTCCGGCATTCAATACGTTTACTGACATGTCTTCACCTTCTTTTGTGCATCATACTCTTCTTGCGTCATCGGACAAAACTTGATTTTATCGCCCGACTGTAACAAAGAAGGAGGAGACATATCCGGCATGAATAGATCGGTTGGAGTACGCCCGATAATTTGCCAGCCGCCCGGTGTTTCGAGTGGATAGACTCCTGTTTGTTTACCCGCGATGCCGACAGAGCCAGGAGGAATCGATGTCCGTGGTGTTAATTTTCTTGGTGTCGCAATGCGTTCATCAAGCCCACCGAGAAATGGAAATCCTGGTGCGAAGCCGATCATATAGACGAGATATTCAGGTGTTGTATGAATTTCAATGACTTCTTCAATCGTCATGCCGTGAGTTTCTGCGACAATATGCAAATCAGGGCCAAATTCGCCACCGTAAAGCACAGGAATCTCGACTAATCTCCCTTCCGTAACAGGAAGTTCGGATATTTGGGCAGCTAGTGTCTGTATATAATCGGTTACTTTTTCAAGAGGAGTCCCGTCTAGTTGAAATCCGTTTTTTGATTGATGGACTACATACGGAGAGTAGTACACCGCCAAACTATTATAGGCAGGAACCGACTCAATGAAGCCGTCAAACGGATATTCTTCTAAAAGATACGAGAGATTTTTCACTTGCTGGTGGATGGAAGGATGGATGCCTTCACCCAGTTGTATAATGATGGCGGAATCGCCGAGTACTTTTATATCGAGAGATTTTGGAACAGTCATCGTAACATCTCCTTCAAATTCCGAAATTCGAAACTGTCATTCTGAAAAATGAATCGTAGTTCTATTATAGATTCCTAAAGAGAAAATACAAGCCTATATTTCATTTAATAAAAATACTCACCATATTTCGACAATGGTCTATTCAACACAATAATTTTATGATAGACTAAGTTTCAAGTTCAAAACCGAAGTTTCGGATTTCGGAACTGAATAGTTTGCAAACGCTTACTTATCGTAGGTAACTTGAGTGTGCTTTCTGTTTTTAAAAACAAAGGAGGTCATGAACATGGCGAAAGTAGATTTGAATAGTGATCTAGGAGAAAGTTTCGGTCGCTATACATTAGGAGAACAAAAGGAAATATTGAAATATGTAACATCCGCGAACGTAGCGTGTGGATTCCACGCAGGAGATCCTTCCGTGATGCGTGAAACTGTACAACTCGCGATCGATAATGGCGTACGAATCGGGGCACATCCTGGATTGCCGGATTTAGTCGGATTCGGACGTAGAGATATGGATATCACGCCGCAAGAAGCGTATGACATGGTCGTCTATCAAATTGGTGCACTGCAAGCGTTTCTTGCTGTACATAACGAACCGATGCAGCATGTGAAACCGCATGGCGCGCTGTATCAAATGGCGTCAAGAGATCAGGGGATTGCACAAGCTATCGCGCAGGCAGTGTACGATGTGTCACCGTCCCTTGTGTTATTTGCGCTTGCCGATAGTGAGTTATCCAAAGCAGGGGAAGCGATTGGACTCGTAACCGCACATGAAGTGTTTGCTGATCGTACGTATCAATCAAACGGTATGTTGACGTCACGTTCACAGGGCGATGCGATGATTACCGATCAAGAAAAGTCTGCTGAGCAAGTGATCCGAATGGTGAAAGAAGGTAAAGTACGTTCGCAACAACAGACCGATGTCGATTTACGCGCGGATACGATCTGCATTCATGGAGACGGTGAGCACGCAGTGGAGTTTGCGAAGTATATTACAGACCGGCTGAACGATGAAGAAATCACGGTGACGGCTATTTCCACTAAGGAGGATTCTCTATGAATAAGGAGAAGCTAGGACTTACTCATGAGCAGGAACAGAAAAAAGTAACCCGTGGTGTCTTACTTGGCGCAGCTTTCTTAATGGCGACGTCTTCTGTCGGACCGGGATTCTTAACACAAACAACCGTATTCACTGAGCAACTCGCAGCAAGTTTTGGTTTCGTTATTTTAATTTCATTAATATTAGACGTCTTCGCTCAAATGAATATTTGGCGCGTCATTGCAGTTTCGGGTCTACGTGGACAAGAAATTGCTAATAAAGTTTTACCAGGTTTAGGTTTCGTGCTAGCCTTCCTCATCGTAGCAGGCGGTCTGGCGTTCAATATCGGGAACGTTGCGGGTGCAGGACTCGGACTGAACGCGATGATTGGAATCGATCCGATCATGGGCGCGATCATCAGTGCGGTCTTTGCGATTTTGATATTCATGGTAAAAGAAGCAGGTAAAGTGATGGACAAAGTTGTTGCTGTTGCCGGTGTGTTGATGATTATTTTAGTTGTATTTGTCGCGTTTAAAACATCTCCACCAGTTGGAGAGGCAATCATCAGAACGTTTAATCCTTCTGAAATTAGCTTCTTCGCAATCGTTACATTAGTCGGCGGTACAGTGGGCGGGTACATCACATTTGCAGGTGGACACCGTTTACTAGATGCCGGAGTTAAAGGGATTGAATCGGTTCCATACGTCACAAAGAGTTCCGTTACAGGAATTGTCGTCACGGGAATTATCCGCGTCGCATTATTCCTAGCCGTGCTTGGTGTCGTTTCACAAGGATTGCAAATCGATCCAGACAATCCACCAGCTTCTGTGTTCCAGCTCGGAGCAGGGGAACTTGGGTTGAGATTATTCGGTGTCATCATGTGGGTAGCTGCGATTACATCTGTCGTAGGGGCGGCGTATACATCGGTTTCGTTTATTCGTTCATTCCACCCATTCATCGAAAAGTATCATAACTGGATTATCATTTTATTCATCATCGTATCGACTTCGACTTTCGCATTCGTAGGAAAGCCCGTCACGATTCTTTTATTAGTAGGGGCATTGAATGCATTGATCTTGCCACTAGCGCTAGGTACTTTACTCGTTGCAGCGTATAAGAAGACCATTGTGGGAGAGTACAAGCATCCACTATGGCTCACAATTGGCGGCGCGATCGTTGTAGTTGTGATGGGCGTATTAGGCGTTATGACGTTAATCGAGCAGATTCCATTGCTGTTTGACTAATTCTTGAGGAGGTCATGTATTGAAAAATTATAGCACTATGAGGCCACAAGAAATTCGGACACTCATTCGCGAGCAACAAATCACAGGTCAGACTTCAGGTATGGCAAAAGGATTTACACAGGCCAATCTAGTCATATTGAAACAAGAACACGCTCTCGATTTCCTGTTGTTCTGCCAGCGAAATCCGAAGTCTTGTCCGCTACTGGATGTGACAGGACCAGGTTCCTATCGTCCGGCTAAAATGGCAGAAGGCGCAGACCTTCGCAGTGAAGTACCGAGCTATCGCATCTACAAAGATGGCGTGTTGACTGAAGAAGTACACGATATTACAGATTACTGGGAAGACGACATGGTCGGCTTTTTAATCGGATGCAGCTTCACATTCGAAGCCCCGCTACTCGCTGGCGGCATTCCGATTCGACATATCGAAGAAAATCGCAACGTGCCGATGTACAAGACCAATATTCCTTGTACACCGGCCGGCATTTTCGAAGGACCTACTGTCGTCAGCATGCGACCGATGAAAGCCGCAGACGCCATTCGCGCCATTCAAATCACTACTCGTTATCCTGATGTACACGGTGCACCGATTCATTTAGGTGATCCGAGCTTGATTGGAATTAAGGATATTTCCGCACCTGATTTCGGCGATAGCGTGACGATCAACGAAGGGGAAATCCCGGTGTTTTGGGCGTGTGGGGTTACACCGCAAGCAGTGGCTATGGAGAGTAAGCCGTCTATCATGATCACGCACTCTCCTGGGTGTATGTTTATTAGTGATATGAAAGATTCAGAGTTAAGTGTTATGTAATATCGTT
It encodes the following:
- a CDS encoding gamma-glutamyl-gamma-aminobutyrate hydrolase family protein (Members of this family of hydrolases with an active site Cys residue belong to MEROPS family C26.), coding for MAKDGVIEAFESTEHTFLVGVQWHPEALVKRDDATSLRLFERFVEAAT
- a CDS encoding flagellin — protein: MIINHNLSALNTYRNQQQNNQSVANSINKLSSGMRINQAGDDSAGLAISEKMKGQIRGLEKAERNIADGISLTQTAEAALGEISNPNLIRLRELAVQAANDTLTQSDRDLIQQEVGQIKNGINTIANNTTFNKIQLLNVPDEIETEEVEGAPSLEKIVTVKAKERVTAGYIIVPDPPDPSSFEITALFGTPSGAYWPDLNIVSPNGEKFGYEEQYLNNSGAVVDITNTSSTSAKYTGYGSADENMIFDNPISGKWTIEIRNNGGTKDSSFQLKSNYLIYGGESSSTTDIITKYPNLNLQVGPNEGQNFKIDLSDVRTEALKIDGINLTSQSSSNQAIAVIDTAIELVSSERSKFGTYQNGLQHIERNVTNYKENLTASESRIRDLDMASEITKLSNNQIILQASQAMMSQANQVTQGVLQLLK
- a CDS encoding IclR family transcriptional regulator translates to MSTNNKTVVRSLDILNLFVDHPALTFQEIIDLSGIPKSSVYRMLSSLEEMRFLEKGADSQYRLGLLLLKYGSLVSKRLDIRKIAYPIMEELHNDVKEAINLIVRQGDQAIYVEKIDTYQKVRLYTAIGRNSPLYAGACSRIILSNLSDSYIAEYLDKTELQQFANGTYTDRESLLASIEETRRNGYTLSNSELENFTSAVAAPIYDFSGEVIAGISIAGIEANYQEENLKMLVPKVKEAASEISRQLGYIG
- a CDS encoding biotin-dependent carboxyltransferase family protein, which gives rise to MSVNVLNAGLLTTVQDIGRTGSQKFGVLVSGAMDSYSMRIANLLVGNAEREGVLEITLFGTKLQFEEDTLIAITGGDLQTTIDGIPVANWRPVLVKKGAVLKFGFAIEGCRAYLAIAGGLDIPVVMDSKSTYMVAGIGGFKGRALQQNDQLSFGKMTESNEKVFKLIEREGTPDWAVPHHPLISLESTQTVRIIEGTEYKHFDEASKQLLVHEPYVVTPQSNRMGLRLEGQALSLTEKIEMLSEGVTFGTIQLPPNGKPIILMADRQTAGGYPKIGQVITADLGSLSQVKPNAKLYFKLITHAEAERELIAKEELINQIKIGIQHKLHY
- the pxpB gene encoding 5-oxoprolinase subunit PxpB, giving the protein MTVPKSLDIKVLGDSAIIIQLGEGIHPSIHQQVKNLSYLLEEYPFDGFIESVPAYNSLAVYYSPYVVHQSKNGFQLDGTPLEKVTDYIQTLAAQISELPVTEGRLVEIPVLYGGEFGPDLHIVAETHGMTIEEVIEIHTTPEYLVYMIGFAPGFPFLGGLDERIATPRKLTPRTSIPPGSVGIAGKQTGVYPLETPGGWQIIGRTPTDLFMPDMSPPSLLQSGDKIKFCPMTQEEYDAQKKVKTCQ
- a CDS encoding LamB/YcsF family protein, with amino-acid sequence MAKVDLNSDLGESFGRYTLGEQKEILKYVTSANVACGFHAGDPSVMRETVQLAIDNGVRIGAHPGLPDLVGFGRRDMDITPQEAYDMVVYQIGALQAFLAVHNEPMQHVKPHGALYQMASRDQGIAQAIAQAVYDVSPSLVLFALADSELSKAGEAIGLVTAHEVFADRTYQSNGMLTSRSQGDAMITDQEKSAEQVIRMVKEGKVRSQQQTDVDLRADTICIHGDGEHAVEFAKYITDRLNDEEITVTAISTKEDSL
- a CDS encoding NRAMP family divalent metal transporter, with product MNKEKLGLTHEQEQKKVTRGVLLGAAFLMATSSVGPGFLTQTTVFTEQLAASFGFVILISLILDVFAQMNIWRVIAVSGLRGQEIANKVLPGLGFVLAFLIVAGGLAFNIGNVAGAGLGLNAMIGIDPIMGAIISAVFAILIFMVKEAGKVMDKVVAVAGVLMIILVVFVAFKTSPPVGEAIIRTFNPSEISFFAIVTLVGGTVGGYITFAGGHRLLDAGVKGIESVPYVTKSSVTGIVVTGIIRVALFLAVLGVVSQGLQIDPDNPPASVFQLGAGELGLRLFGVIMWVAAITSVVGAAYTSVSFIRSFHPFIEKYHNWIIILFIIVSTSTFAFVGKPVTILLLVGALNALILPLALGTLLVAAYKKTIVGEYKHPLWLTIGGAIVVVVMGVLGVMTLIEQIPLLFD
- a CDS encoding putative hydro-lyase encodes the protein MRPQEIRTLIREQQITGQTSGMAKGFTQANLVILKQEHALDFLLFCQRNPKSCPLLDVTGPGSYRPAKMAEGADLRSEVPSYRIYKDGVLTEEVHDITDYWEDDMVGFLIGCSFTFEAPLLAGGIPIRHIEENRNVPMYKTNIPCTPAGIFEGPTVVSMRPMKAADAIRAIQITTRYPDVHGAPIHLGDPSLIGIKDISAPDFGDSVTINEGEIPVFWACGVTPQAVAMESKPSIMITHSPGCMFISDMKDSELSVM